Sequence from the Cololabis saira isolate AMF1-May2022 chromosome 9, fColSai1.1, whole genome shotgun sequence genome:
TGTAGTCcaagttttgtttaaaagaaaTAGTGGTATAATGGAATATAAGAAACATAGGTTACTACACATATGGTCACAAATAGATTTTGGATAATCTGTTCCAATTTGTGTAGGTATATTATAGCATAATCTACAGACATCTTAGTCCCAAAATGTCTAAAGAATTAACAGCATAATCTGCACAAGCCTGATTTTCGCTCCTATTTTCATCAAGGAATAGGTACAGACGTTCCCATAATTAATCttccacataaaaaaaaacaatgaaaacagaaaaacaagtaTGACATGGCtattaaaaataacaggaaacaaaaacgtcatcaggGATGGTGTCAAGCATGTACAGAATATTCACTGCCTATAATTAGTACTGGATAAACCACGCCATCCATTTCAGAAAAATGTTTGATCCGCAATTTGCTTAACCATACCCACTAAAGCAAGAGAATGTTTCATTTCAAGATTTTAAATCACACTTCAtgacacgtaaaaaaaaaaaatatatatattccgACAACTAATGATTATGGCTGTATTGTTATTCAACATTTGGTTTCCCTAACATTTACAGCCACATTACAATTTCAAATATCTTCCAATTTTCACACTGTTACAGCTTAAAGGGAAAGAATTTGAGCGGGAAAATACTCAAActcttttctaaaatgttttctaCACATTTTCTTTACAAGCATATACCCATTTCTGATAAATTTGCAAAGGGTTCATGTGGTGAGTTTTTGGCAGATTCTCAGCAAAAATTGACTGACAAGAACTCAGTTTTACAGAAGGAATGACAGAAGGCCAGCATGGCTTTAAATGAAACTGTCTTTATtaagtaactttaatatcagaaaaataaaactcttaaaATTCTCTTTACAGCAAATATATAATATCAGTGCTTTGGCCGCAATAACTTAAAAGGCCGTTACAAAATATAGTCTGCTTTTAAAGTCCTGACTTAATTTGAAGAATTTATATGCCTTAAGACTCCTCCTACACATATACATAACAAAAGTGTAGTAAAATTAGCAAATACTTTGAATTGTTGGTACAGCTTTAAACAATATatgaatttatatatatatttatatatagataATCTACGATACATTTGAATAGTATACCGTTCTTAATTTGGTGGTATACAGACGTAACAGGCAGCTTGAATCCTTGGCCTTTTTACAGTTGCAGTGATGTTTTACAATGGCGGTAAATTACAAAGACATGCTTGTAATACACATTCCACTTTCAGCTAAGTTTAACGGCAGCTATCAATACTATTATCTATACTGTAAACTAATAACTAAACTACAAGCGGATAGCACTGACTCTCTCTTGCCAACATTTCTGGATCTCTTCATTCACTTATTCACtcaggaaaaaagtaaaataaaaaaaaaccttattgtaaacattttaatatatatttatgtatatatgaaatgtaacaaaataaaaagttctgtaTATTTATCAGTCATCaacagttatataatacatacacaAAAAAATGTCACTAGATTCATGTGAATACAATGAGGGCCCATCGTGTATTGCATTCCCTCAGAGAtcaagataaaaataataaaaataaaaaaaaacttaaagaaaaaaaggatcaaCTCTGGGTAGagttgagaaaaataaaataaatgggaCGGATAGAAGGGCTGAGGAGACAGAGCAGATGGGTTTTTTGCACTTTTGGGATTTGTTTGGTTCCATTTCCTCAAGAAATCTCAATCCCCcatggaagaaaaataaaaagaaataagtgacgTAATAAATCCCAAATACTGTTTACAGCTGGAATGCAAGAGGAACTGCAGTGCAACGTCCACATGAGAAAAAGTAACAGTACTAACTTTACGTAGTGTCTACAATGAAAGCTTTCCAGCTGCTTCCCCTTCCAATCGTCTAAATTCATTCAGACCTTTTAAAAGTGTTTAAAGCTACGACTTGAGATGATTTCCACCAACTTGTACCTTTTCAGGAAGATAAGTACGAGAACAcgcaagaaagaagaaaagataatGTGCTCTTGTTCTGACTACTCAATACTGTGATAAGATATAGTGAAGGCTGTGCTTAGTAGTGCACAAAACAGAGAGACAGCTGATTAAACACAGAAGCCAAGTCTACTCTGTACCACCGAGACCTCTCCTCAATACACCGAAGTAGGATATGAAGGTTAACACTGGCTGAAATGCAGTAGAAAAAGCAGAAAGTCTACTTGTACGTCCGTCTACAGGTTTACACCAAAGTTTGACTTCTCCAAGTAAAATCCATAAAATGTCACTCAACTACTTCACATAATGAGATGATTTTTGCATAGCCTTGGCAGACGAGATGCAGGATGGCAGAGTTGAGCTATGGATGGCCTTCACCTCTGTTTTACATCCGAGTGGAGTTAATCGGACAGCCCCAGACCGGAGCAGTCCAACATTCAAGGGAGAGAAAGGGATATAACAAAAACCGCTTTAAgggagggggagaaaaaaaaaaatgagaaaaacagtCCATCTGTTCTTTACTGGGATTTGTTCCATGTCACAGCTGGGAACATCATCTTATTTTGCTCCCAGGTGAGGTTTAAGTAAGAGTGATGACTCATCTACACAATCTACAAAAGTGATTGCAATACAAGgaaggaggaatgttacaaaagtaCAAGATCTGTATGGGTTTCAGGCTGAAAACCAGCACAGTTTCCCATAGAGGGATctatatggaaaaaaaaagatcaaaaccatgaagaaaaaaaaaaaaaaaaaaaaaaaaaaaaagaggaaaactgaGTGTTTGGTGCTGGAAATATAAATCAAGTGGTACAAAACACGTCAGAGAAGCTCAACAGGGAGcaaaataaagttttttgttCCACCAagatgcatgaaaaaaaaaaaaactataaaaaaaaaaaagatttccatcTTTCAGCTTGTGTTCTTCCAAGCCCGAGATCAGGATTTATACATAGTGTTGTAATTAAATTATAGGCTTTCCAAAAAGGCCACAAGTTTGAGGGCAGAGCAACACCTTGTCTGCTGAACcacttgtttcttttgtttactCGGAGGGAAATTAGGCACAAGTTTACCGTAAACAGTTCTAAGTATTAATGGAAAGCAACATGGCGATACCTAAGTGGCGTTACATCCTGATGTTATACGAAAAAGGAGTTGCACACTTCTTGGTTCTGTTCTTGGGCTAAGAGAAACCTGAGGCAACCACAGGTTGCCACTGGAGTGTGACAGGTTTCCAGGTGCAGGTTTGACCCACttggtttttaattaaaaaacaacacaacaacaacacccACCTCCTCGGAGTGTTGACGTTAATATAGAGATGAACTTTACATCAGCAACACTCAAAAGTCAGATTTTTGATCTGGAGTACATGAACACATCCTTCTCAAGAAGCATATTCACATCAGCCTCATGTTTACGCAAATCATCTGGGATAAAGTGAAATTTGACAGGATGACGTGAGGACATGAAGTCGACCTTCCTTCTGCATTCAAATACTATTAAATATAAAGGTAAAATGTGGGACTTGCCAAACCCAAACATGCTCACCTActgttctttctttatttctggcaAAATAAAATCTTTGAGATGTTGACAAAATAATCTCAAcgctcaaaataaaaaataaagtgttgacCCATATGCCAACAATATGTTTCTAATATATTTCAAtgtagttttaaaaaaataaaatataggtaGGAAGAAACTGATAACTAAaaactttctaaaaaaaaaaaaaaaaaaactcaaatcatGTATTATCCatgtaaataaaaatcacaatgaggaaaaaaatatataatatgtatatacacacacacacatacatacatatatatgtgtatatatatttcccAACCCTCCCAATGCTACATAGGGCTTCAAACCCTCCATTTGATCAATCAAGGAAAATAACTTCACAATAGCAGGCACATGAATGGGCTGAACACCCTAACCCATGCCCCAAATACAAATCACTCCTTATTTCACCAACTCTTCTGCACCTTTGTCAACCTAACACCAGCCCGGACAAAGCTGGAGCGAGGACATACCTAGACACCGTTTCGGGGTCAGTTTTGTTGCTCCCATACACATGTGTTGGGGAGACTGACCCCTCACCAGACATCAAGGTGaatgataattaaaataaaagaaaggaaacaaaaaaaaaaaaaaaagattaaaaacaaaatagaaataaaatcatATATTGCGTAGTTGAATGGCCTGTGTAGCTGGGGACAGGCACACAGGGCACACAGCCTCGGGGCCCTGGCATATCTGGGTCGCACAATCTAGACAGAAGAGGTTATGGCCACAAGGAACCAAGGCAGCAATCACCTGGTTATCCATACACTGGATGCATAACTCCTGTCCTCTTCCTGCTGATCCAAGCCCTGGTCGATAGAAAGAGGAttcaggaggagaggatgaggtGCTTTCACCGGAGGAAGAAAAGGCGGAGCTGTAAGAGGGGAACCTGTGGGCATCCAGGGTCCCGGCTGACCCAAAAGGCCTTTGGTGAACTCGCTGGGCCTGAGGGTGCTCCAAGGCTTCGGTTCCAGAGAAAGTTGGAGAGAGGCGGGGCGTGCCAGGCTGGCTGGTCTGAAGGAATCAATAATGAGACTAATGAGACAGTTCCACACATAACAAGAAATAAAATGCAGAATGTTAAAACCTTCTCTCTAAACGAGCCTGTCTTAAATCACAGTGCTTTAATCTGTTGTTTAGTGTCTATAAAGCTTATTTACCTGAGACTGAAAGGCATCAAAGGCCTGAAGAGACTGGTTGTCCATGAAAGGGCTCCAGATGTGCGGCTGCGCAGCAGAATGCGAGGTATTGGCAGTAGAAATGGTTAATGGATCAAACCCTGAGGAGGAACCTCCACTTCCCAGGCTGATGAGCTCCTCAGACCCCACACCAAGAAGGCTGTCCCCAAACCAGAAACTTGTGCTGCCGCTActactgctgttgttgttgttgttgttagcaTTGGCATTAAATGGAAAAGTTGGGCTGAAATCTGCCATCCGGTTTCCATTCCCACCACTGTAAAAAGAATCGGCTGAACTGGAGCCGCTACCCAGGGAACTGGAGCTGTTGTTGCGGTAGGTGGAAGACATCCTGACACCACTGCTAGTATTGCCGTTGACTCGCTGAGTACCGTTAACGCTCACTGGCAGCAAGCTCCCGCCACCTGATGATGACGCGCTGGCTCGGAGCCAGCCATCCTTCCCCAAACCAACAGGTGTCGCAGAAGTGTCAAAGCTGACATCCGTCCCGTTGAACTGGAAATCACTGTTGTCTACGCCTGGAGCCTCAATGTTCCCACAGGTTCCAGTGCGGAGGGCGATGTGTGCCTCGATCTCCTCTCTTGCACGATCCACATTCTCCGGCATCCCTGTGACCTCAAACACGGGCTCTTTGTCACGACTCGGTGTCACAATGTAGGTGTGGGTCTGCTGCTGGATGCGTTTGATGGTGGCCCCTGAAGTTATAGTGGGAGAAACATTCATTGGGTTAGCATACAATGGCATTGCTGATGGGATTAACAAATGGAGGGGGTtagaggagaaagaaaaacaatgtcAAGAGGAAAATAATAAAGCTTGACAAAAATCTGACacgaggggaaaaaaggatTAAATCTGTCACCTATTAGTTCCAGctgggggaaagaaaaaaaaaaaaagaagagagaagcaGGGTAATACAAAGACTCTACAGTCATCTTATACATTGGAAGTAATTACACTGGTTTCTTGCCAACAATAAAACTGGACACTGAAGAAACACAGCTGTGCAATAATTATAGCTCTGGACTGCGGGCTGTTCTGGTGACTCACCTGGTTAAGTACACAACACTAAACTCCAGTCTTCTTcaactgtatgtgtgtatgtatgtatgtatgtatgtatgtatgtcttcTGTTTTATAATGACACATGACAGAAAGATTTTTATTGTGTATTTTAGACTGTCACTGAAGTAGTAATCAAGAGGGTGAGAATTTAATGATTGAGGAAATGCAAGAAGAAACTAGAGGCATCTATCGAATAATTTCTTTCATGCTCAGAAGGGCAAGCTTGGGAGAAGAACTTTGTCTtcagcacatttaaaataaaattcattACTTCAAATAATTgcacaaattaaaaataaaaaaataaaatacagctgTTACGGTAAGCTTTCCCTGCACATAATGAACAACATGATGTCCAGTGACACACACAGCATTTATTGGAATAAAAATTAAACACCCACCTTTGGGACCCACAACCAATCCAACAACACGATATGGTACTCGAACCTGTTGGATAAAATGATATACACCGTATCAATCATAAGCACTTGGTTTGCAATATTTAGAAGACTTGATAACCACAAGAACTGCCCTTAATGAAATCCACAACAAAGTAATGTCACTAATAACATAAATCATAATGACATGCTTGTTGACCTGAATGGTTGTCTGTCCAGGTAGAGCAGGGGTCCCTAAACCGGTCACAGTGGCCAGAGGGCCGGTCTTATTTCGAGAGGCTCTAATGAGGGAGAAGTGCTCCGCTGCAGAGAGGATCTCCCTCTTTGCCATGGCCACATCCTCTTTACGCCCCGTCACCACGAAGCATGGCTGTTCCCCCCTCACTGGTGTCTTGATGTAGGTGTTTGTCTTGGCTCGAAGTGCCTTGATCTTACAGCCTAGAAGGGGAAAATTTAAGGAGCACACAGAAAAGTCAGAGAAAAGTTTGAATATTTTCAAAGTCAGATATAAAATCTGCCCCTTTAATTCTCTGGTTGACTCATCAAGACAATCTAATTTCAGCAAATGTTCCCTTCAGTCCAGGCAGTTAAACTGGGTGTATGTGTTATATGATGGCATGTTTGATAATatactaattattattatacctTATTCCAGAATAGTGGCCACTGTTAGCAGTAGCTTGGAGGTACTGCTTTATAATGTCATGCTTTACTGATTTTACTCGTTTCCATACTGGCTTTGGAATCTGTGCTGGCTAAACGACTTCTGCTTGTAATTCTGACCCTTTTTAACATCTGTTATGGTGATTAAATAAACTAACAGGGGTGTTGTTTTCATGCGGGAGCAGCTAATTGAGCTTTGGAAAGCCTCATCACTGCCTAGAATGAGACCCCAAATCCCCAAAGAGTGGAAGAGGAGATGTCACGGATGTAGGGCAGGAGCAAAGTGGGGAGTGAGGAGGGGGAAGATAAACCATTTCTTCCCTCACTCGTCATGGGGTAATGTGATATCCCTGGCAAATAATATAGACTGGCTTAGAGCACTGAAGAGTGAGAATTACAGTGAGAATAACCATAATGTAAGTATTAAGTGATTCATCAAGACATGGTTGAAGGAACATTTTCAGATTCCAATGCATATCTACTCGGCTTTCAGTCTCTACGACCAGACAAGGACTGCAGGGGGTGTCAAGTTTACGTTGGAGTGGGACTGCAGTGCTTATTAACAACACATGGTGTAATCCAGGATGTGTTACTGTAAGAGCATCAGACTATATTGTTTGAATGCATATGacctataaaaaaataaataaataaataaataaataaataaatcactgcaTCTTAAAAACTAGGCTACTTCCCAAAAAATGAGCAGCTCCTGGTGTATGACAATGACCAAGTGTACTTGAATTATTTTGGcttcaaaacaaaataaatgcatgtaaTCTTAGAGTAGAAGCATACAAACAAGAATAAAATACTACCTGGCCAGTCAATTAAGATGAaacaaggattttttttttaaagtgtgtatgtatgtatatatatatatatataaaaagttgCTGACCATCTTTGGATTATTGAAGTTATCCAAAACACTAGAAATCTATTCTATAACATCTCATCATGCACCACTTTTCCTATTGTGTAACAGAGTTTTTAAGAGATGTATTTGAAGGAGAATGTTTTAACAGAGTGTTCAAACTGGCCACTTTGGCACATTTAAGAGTACCGTTGAGATCATTCTAGTTCCAAACTAGATAAGTTGTTTTATATAACCTACTTGTCCAATATATTTCCCTAAATGGATTAATTTCTTttcaaaataattaatttgGAGTGTTTATCATTTGACTTCTGTGCAGCACTCTGTGAGCTATGGGTGTTTGCAGTGTTTGCACAAAGCAGTATCCAAGCAACTACCTGATGGATTAAGGATATTGACACTTCTATTGAACCTTCACAAACAATCGAACAAATCCATTATCACTCCAGAAATGATCCagtcaaaacaaagaaaagatcgTATACATCCAAGATGCCTACTTGAATTTGCCTACTTGTGTACCCTCCTACAGGTAACAGAATGTTTATCTTGATTTGTCACCAAATCAAATcaactggagctttttcagatggTGAAATATCAAAGCCAAATTCAGAGTTGGATTGCAGAAAGTGTCTTCTTTTTCCCCCCTCGTCTCTTATCCAATAGCGAGTTCAGTGAATTTTTCTCACACTTGCGAGTCGTTTACCACTGCAATCTGCGAAGTCTCAACTTCCACATGATAGCAGCATTTTGTTTATGGATAGTTGCAGCTGGTCACTAGTGCCGATTTTCTTGTCTCGTTACATTGTGTCCACTTAAGCACTTATTGTTGGAGAGGCATTTTGCTTAGGTGGGCAGGCAAGCCCGACCCCCCCCTATTTGTTCGCTGCGCtgcatgtttattttgtatcaggCTGTGTGTGAATATAAATGGCTTGAAGGATCTCTGTCTCATCTGATGATGGCACTCCTTGGGAAGAGGTTTGAACAATGACAAGCCTGGGTTTAAATactttgattgaataattaatatAAATAGTTTCAATTATTCAGTCATGTATCATAGATTTCGTCAGTGTGTATGTCCCTTCCCTTGCCAAAGAGATGTACTCTTTCATTAGAAAAATATACCAGTTACACTTGTTTAGAGCAACAACCACTTCAGTGTTCTAtgagagcaaaaaataaaacaaatctaaaataatCACTCACTGATCATATTTGTGGTAAAATCTGGTAAAACTTTTGTGCTTATCTAACTGCAAAACCCCTAACCAGAAACTTCAGCTGCATGAACTTTAAGCTGGATAATACTGAATGTCAAACCACTAGCAGTGCACCAATGGTTGGTGGCCGGTTTTTATCGTGTTGGCTCTGACTGGTACCAGTCGATGAAGATGATACCACTGGGGAGCATGTTAAAGTTattttttggttgtttgtttgtattttttttactctGGAGTAGaaaatagcaaataaaaaataaatgtggaaGAATGTGTGGAAGAAAGTGTAAAAGTAATCGGCTTCACGTTTATCGTATTCACAGACTTTCACTGGTAATAATCCCAAACCCTAATGTTGTGAAGCCAAAAAGGTTAAAAATCAAGTTACTAGAGCACATATCCTTAGCACGATTGTGTCTGCCAACTTTTATTGTTAATTAAAATGAGATATGCGGCTGATTATAGacacccccccaaaaagagaatcAGCGTAGGTCAGTATCAACAGGTAAGACCTTCAAGGGAAAAAAATTAATTGTCaaaaaagggagtccaaggcactcttcttgtggaaaaatattaaaaagccttCTTCAAGGCTTGCGCCGAAACGCGTGGGTCTCTGCTCCCATGTTTTTAAACTTATTagccatgtttcaataaaggcttttaaatatttttccacaagaagagtgccttggactcccttttttGACAAGATATTGTATTTTTCCCCaacaccaaagagcaccttcaagattttttctgaacaattccctgagcacttcggattttctcttcacttgaaaaaaattaattattcaAGAAAATTGAAATCACTGCATCTTTACAAACAATAATCAGTCctccaaaaagcaaaaaaaaaaaaaaaaaaaaagaagctcaacaGGCATAGTGGTGAGCTTCTtccaaagaaaaatgttttttttttcaaatgattgTATCATTTATGGTGTTCACAATTGCAGATTTCCCTCCATAGTTCTGGAGAGCCTAAGGTTTTTGCCGTGATTCGTCTATCTTTAAGATATCATAATAgctccagaaaaaaaaaaagaaaaaaaaaacaatcatacTGCAAGGTCAGTTTTTCCACCACCTAGAGCCCCATTTGCAGTCATTAATTCCATTTAAAAGTTCCTCAGCTTATGAATTAAATATTCCTCTCAGCAGTGGTTGAGAGTCCAACATCATTACCAGAGCCATTTCCTGTTGTTGTCATCACTTGCAGCTCCCTCCCCCCCAACCGGTCTAAATCACCACATAATAACCCTCCCTCAACTCCTCCAACAATCTCTGTAAACTTTGTGTAAAGTCACAAAAGATAAAGCCGATTCATCTGCAACCAACGAGAAAACGGAGACGTGTCCGGTTAAAGTCGTAAACCATAAAACTCGCTGCAAAATGAGAGCAAACTAAAGCTCCAGCTGATGTGGCAATGGTGACCGACACGGTGTCTGCTGTGAGACAAAGCCCAGCCCGGCACCGAGGTCCACTAGTTCACACGAAACAACACGTTAAAACCACCCGTCAAAAGTAAAACACACTTGTGGCTGATTTAAAAAGTAGGGAGTTTAAGTTTCGTGGGTGTTGGAGTGAGGCTGGTGGTGACCCAGttaaaggatgatttatggttctgcgtcacaccgacgcagagcttacggcgtaaggtacgcggctttttctccacttacaacagTGTATATGATATTTAGCAAGTAAAAGAATGACGAGAGACACTGATTTATAAATACAGTTACAgtatataacaataataataatactgttatttagaaGTGTGAGttcagtgtgtgaatatttataaatacaggttaaattaaagactcatatccggcactttttaatcctcatattgtacatttctgtttatacattttattttattctatctcttactTTATCTCTATatatctgtttgtttttatatttttattttattgcaccaatcaccacaacaaattccttgtttgtgttaacaaacttggcaataaaccccctttctgattctgattctaaatgaacagtgaatgggggtaggactaaataagtttacacttcttcctactccttttttgacacatgtaaatcaagataactagttttaaaggatgaaattctttgttgttttttttgtttggttttcttaaacttctcactTCTCaagtgttgttttgtttgttttttttacatgttcaaaaataaaatgaatcaaataaaaaaaaaa
This genomic interval carries:
- the LOC133451087 gene encoding RNA-binding E3 ubiquitin-protein ligase MEX3C-like, whose product is MPSSTSLLEAEEGESELPPPPLLHAFSGVGLEEHGGPRSRGRDPDPDLDPAFPPLPHYSLLGTVLDLKPLPSGGDGNKDPRHQQHQQQLELLETVLLYPGDGLEGGGAAAGLEAEPALLASRRRSVNTTECVAVPSSEHVAEIVGRQGCKIKALRAKTNTYIKTPVRGEQPCFVVTGRKEDVAMAKREILSAAEHFSLIRASRNKTGPLATVTGLGTPALPGQTTIQVRVPYRVVGLVVGPKGATIKRIQQQTHTYIVTPSRDKEPVFEVTGMPENVDRAREEIEAHIALRTGTCGNIEAPGVDNSDFQFNGTDVSFDTSATPVGLGKDGWLRASASSSGGGSLLPVSVNGTQRVNGNTSSGVRMSSTYRNNSSSSLGSGSSSADSFYSGGNGNRMADFSPTFPFNANANNNNNNSSSSGSTSFWFGDSLLGVGSEELISLGSGGSSSGFDPLTISTANTSHSAAQPHIWSPFMDNQSLQAFDAFQSQTSQPGTPRLSPTFSGTEALEHPQAQRVHQRPFGSAGTLDAHRFPSYSSAFSSSGESTSSSPPESSFYRPGLGSAGRGQELCIQCMDNQVIAALVPCGHNLFCLDCATQICQGPEAVCPVCLSPATQAIQLRNI